From a region of the Tiliqua scincoides isolate rTilSci1 chromosome 4, rTilSci1.hap2, whole genome shotgun sequence genome:
- the SDCBP gene encoding syntenin-1: MSLYPSLEDLKVDKVIQAQTSFAANPTNPAILSEASAPVIQDGNLYPRLYPELSQYMGLILNEEEVERNLAVAPLANSQGLVARPSAVNYMVAPVTGNDVGIRRAEIKQGIREIILCKDQDRKIGLRLKSVDNGVFVQLVQANSPASLAGLRFGDQVLQINGENCAGWSSDKSHKVLKQAAGERISMIIRDRPFERTITMHKDSTGHVGFVFKNGKITSIVKDSSAARNGLLTEHNICEINGQNVIGLKDSQIADILTTAGNAVTITIMPSQIFEHIIKRMASNVVKNLMDHTIPEV; this comes from the exons ATGTCACTGTATCCTTCACTGGAAGATCTGAAGGTAGACAAAGTAATTCAG GCACAGACATCTTTTGCTGCAAACCCAACCAATCCAGCTATTTTATCTGAGGCCTCGGCACCTGTCATACAGGATGGAA ACTTGTATCCCAGACTGTATCCTGAACTTTCTCAATATATGGGTCTGATCCTGAATGAAGAAGAGGTAGAAAGAAACTTGGCAGTGGCTCCTCTTGCAAATTCTCAGGGG CTTGTTGCAAGGCCTTCTGCAGTGAATTACATGGTGGCTCCAGTTACTGGAAATGATGTTGGAATTCGCCGAGCAGAAATTAAGCAAGGGATCCGTGAAATAATCTTGTGCAAAGATCAAGATAGAAAAATTGGGCTTCGTCTTAAATCAGTGGACAAT GGTGTCTTTGTACAGTTAGTTCAGGCAAACTCCCCAGCATCATTGGCTGGGCTGCGCTTTGGGGACCAAGTTCTGCAGATCAATGGTGAAAATTGTGCAGGATGGAGCTCTGATAAATCTCATAAAGTTCTGAAGCAAGCAGCTGGAGAAAGAATTTCAATGATTATTCGTGACAG ACCTTTTGAGCGAACTATTACCATGCACAAGGATAGCACAGGACATGTTGGCTTTGTAttcaaaaatggaaaaataacttCAATAGTAAAAGACAGTTCTGCTGCTAGAAATGGACTTCTGACAGAACATAACATATGTGAAATTAATGGACAGAATGTAATTGGTCTGAAG GATTCCCAAATTGCAGACATATTGACCACAGCTGGAAATGCAGTGACTATCACTATCATGCCTTCCCAAATATTTGAACATATAATAAAGAG GATGGCTTCAAATGTTGTGAAAAATCTGATGGATCATACCATCCCTGAAGTCTAA